GTTGTCCAAAAGGAATACCTACAGAGCAGACCTCCTCCCACTGCTTGCAGAACAGTGAGGATGGGGAAGAAATAGAGGGCAGCATAGATGCTTTTGAAGCGGTCAGTCTTCCCCAAACCACACGCTATCTTCTTCACCAGGAGCGGCCGCAGCATCATCATGAGGACCAGGCAGAAGGCGTAATAGATAAGCACAATGGTGTACCTGCAGAGCACACCAGTAAAGTGTCAGCTACACAGCAGCCTTAATTatacaccacatgtccaaaagtttgtggacactccttctagctactttaagttgcaccaattgctgacatagacgtacaaatgcacatacatacacagcttgtctagtccctgtagagaagaagtactgccaatagaataggactccctgaagCAGATCAAAATATTAgcgccatgctgcctaatgccaggcgtgggctagaggggtataataaagccccccagcattgaggagctgtggagcagtggaagaactgtgttctctggaatgatggtggtggagctccatccagtacttttaagatGAGCTGGGTGGAGATCACCATCaaccaacattctgacctcactaacgctcttgtcactgaatgcaatcaaatcctcacagcaatgctcctccaaaatctaatagtcttcttcactggacagtagagacagttactccaacaaaagcagaagcaactatttttaatatccttaatttcagaagaaacagtaaatgagcaggtgtcccaatacttttgtccattaagtgtACACCAGATTTCAGTACATATTTACCGGCCCCTGAGTTACTGACTCCAGCATTCAGTTATTAAATGCAAGCTAAAATGTGCAGTGATGCATCACTCTGCTCATAATCCAGGAGAGGAAGCTACTCACAGAGGAAACACAGCTTCCTGAGTGCAGTGCAGCGTGGTGACGTAGTCAGGGCTGGGGTTGTAGAGCATCGTGTACCAGTCAGACAGCATCTGGACACGGCAGGAGCGGATGGTGAGCTGGCCAACTGGATCGCTCACCAGCAGAGTGACCACTGCTGCAGCGCTGCACTCGAAGAGGGCAGTGATGTGCTGGAACAGGGCGCTGGAGCTACGGGCGTAGCGGAAAACACAAGCATGGTTTTTGAAAAAATTAAGGCCATTACAGTTTACACTGTTCCAGAACTACGTATGAGCTAATAGAGACATCTAGAaacatattacattttaatgaattattGTATTACATTACTATGAATATGAATTTAATCACtgtccaaaaaataaataaataaaaaatcaatttctatttatttaatttggaCACAGCAGCGACCAAACCTATGTAttgatatatattaaaatatgatattttatcgtatcgtgataaatttggTTATTGTGACAATAATAAGCCtctctaatcatatggaggagactgttaatgttaataaacactgatcagctgcaggtttcattactaacagtgtgattagactgaagggttcattagatgaagagcagcagatgttgagtagaaatcactggattcagtacaggagaggatctgaatattagtttataagaatctgtcgctactgatgctGATTTACCTGTGATTGCAGGtgatgtatcgtgataaatatcgtgtatcaGGGAAAAACGTcattaaatatcgtgatacagcatttttaccatatcacccagccctactcTGCACTTAAACTtccataaaacattaaaaaaacaaggttTCTGCACGATAGTGACAAGAAATTTACAGAAATGACCTGACGTGCTCATCCAGAACTCTTACATGTGAATCAAGTCACACAGGTCCCataatgtagagttaggagtcttacccaagccATATAATATGACATATACAGAAATCGATGGTACACCTTCCTTGGGCACCTGGTGCGCCATCGATTTATGCATATGtaatattatatctatatatctatagcTCTACAACATCCAAGGGTTAGTATCCTAGAAACCATGAattttgtgggatgttctggaGCCGCCGTAGTGAAGGTGTCTTGAGAATGCACTTCTCGTACAATGAGGGCCTCGCAACAGAATGTGGTGCCAGAGGGGGCCGAGGACTGAGGGGGCCGGCGAGTGCTACAGAGCAATCTGTGCCCCCACTgcggagcagctaacctctataataaaCTCCTTCCATGCCGTGTCAGGGGTGGTCATTCCCACTATTacgtaggtggtcataatgttctgatatatGTTGCATAAATGATCgttaataacagggtggtattaCCATGGTTACTGTTTATCTGATCTGAATACATGTAACACAAGGGGTAGCTTTACCTTTTCTTCCCAGAATACCATTCAATAAAGAACCAGTGCAGAACCAGAGGAAGCATGGCCATGAAGCCCAGGTACAGCCAGTCGTACAGCTCAGGAGAGAGCTCACATTTTTTGCAGATTTTCTCTATGGTGGTCCTCTCTCCGCGAGGGCAAACCTGGCAGATCATATAACAGTTTTTTAAGTTTCAGGAATGTCAGCATTAACAGAGGACCTTTCTGTGTGGGCTGTGATTCTCTCAGCAAAAGGAAGTTTGAAACTgacaggggcagtggtgctcagcggttagagctccgggctattgaggacagggttgtgggttcgatacccgggctcggcaagctgcaactgttgggcccttgagcactCTCtttgctccccaggcgctggatgtgtgtgtgctcactgcccctagttcactagtgtgtgtgtaagtgtgtgttcactaccacagatgggtcaaatgtggacacatttcgctgtacacagtacagtgacaaatacacgcatctttttaccagATTTACAGCCCTGTAAAGAACACGTATTGcatttacattaataaataacaagCAAATAGACAAATTAACAACTTCAGATTAAGACTGACACTATTTTATGATAATGAACGttatgagaggaaaaaaaaaaaaaaaaaaaagaggtaaaGCTTGAGATTTATACGCATCAACAACACTAGAATTTATCATCACACCATGATGCCCATCTCTGTACAGCAATACTGATAATACACTAAACACTACACGCTTCAGAACACGCAGAGCTCCCAGATTCCTGCTAGCTAGCACGTCCTTAAGGCTGCAAAGGGGTGGAATATTTCCGATACTTTTCCAGTAAATTACCGATAACGTTCCAAGGGAAGCTTTTGCAATATTCCagaatgaaaaccaaaatgtACAATTTTGGAAACTTTGGGAATTGATTGGAATTAGTAGGAAATATTGGATAATGTATCATACACTATCAGCAATGtaggataagataagataatcctttattagtcccacagtggggacatTCTCAGTGTCCCAGCAGCAAGGGgacagcaagacactcagatacaAAAActtagataaattaccaatataaacacaatagaaataatagaagtaaaaaactcaaaaacaataaataacaatattatttacagataattgcaaatgactcttaattgcacatggtggtggtgggggggtgggggtgtattgcacactgtatttttacattgagggatctctattccctgaacatgtgtgtgtagtttactggtttttgtcaacagcagacatgacacataatacaaataaatttaccAAGGGAATAAACgggtaattatgggaattaacagGAATGAATGGTAATAAATGGAAATATTCAAAGCTGAAGGTGAGAGAATTACATATAGttgtttaaaataataagataattaGATATGAcaccaaagctgctcctcaatcccagacacatggcacattacacactgcatgGCTATTAAAAAAACCACACCCCCTGCCGCACTGTCCATTCCTCCAGCACATGTCCAGcacatgtccagatgatttctaaaAACCTGACACTCATCACTACTGAAAGCCCCACTTAGACCAAAGGACTTATTACCAAaggtaatatttaatatttttattatcagtaaCAGCACTGAAACATTTCATAACTACCAAATCAAGGTGGAACCTCACAGCTGTTCGCTATCAGAATCAGAAAGGTTTAACCAGCAATTTCATTTAAGACTAGTTTACCAAGGCTGGCAGGCTAGCAAGAGGTTAgcatagatagctagctatctatATTTATTGCCTCAACAGTAACCAAGAAAGAAgacttattaattatttattattattattatattaacatcaaatcaaataaaggtATTTTCCCACAAGCTAGTGATGGGTGCTGGACAGTGCAGCAGGGGGTGTAATGTGCCATatagcagctttgctattcaactgttttggtatcatatctaattcATATCTTGTTTTAGCCAGGATTATCCTTCAGTAGATTTTTTTAACAACTATATGTAATTTTCTCACCTTTAGTTTTTAATTTTCCCATTTTATTCCTATAATTATCTGTTTATTCTCATGAGAAATTTCCTAACTTTAAAAATTCCTGAAATTTTTCCACCCTACATGTCCTTGATTTTTCGGGCAGCAGAACAAATGACTGTGTCTAATAaactgttcattttatttttcttataataTCTAGTAATTTTGTAGTTTTGAGGTCAGAGAAGCTTTAACAGAGAAAAAGCTTGACcaactttttaagagataaatggatgatcagtgATTGGGCTGGATTACGCTGAGAGGCTAGGCAGACCTACAGCAGGGGACAAGTTGGGGACAAACTTGCTAAGATGATTAATTTGcattaaaaaagaattaattgtgtgtaaatgtgatctATACTCTGTATAATAATGAAGaagctgcacatgagcctaaggtcacagTGCCCAATGCCGagtgtgggctacaggggtataactcccccccccccaggttTGGGCTGTGGAGCTGCGGCACTACGAGACACTGAGGTCACACAACCTGCTGAAATGAGTGCTGTCCTGATACTCACCCCACATTCTCCCTCTATTGATCCATTTATGCTGTTTATGATGGTCTTTCCACAGTACAGTCCGGGACAGGTGGAGCTCATTGACACAGCTACAGCAGAGCACAGACATAATAAAGATTTAACCCTCAATAACACACAGCCTACAGCTTTAGATTTCACATCTTAATTAGGATTTAATTAAATTAGGATAAACAAAGTCACAATGGTGTGGTACGTTTGATGGTATccgtatatctatatatatacttttacttttattctagttactgttattatttttatattgtatttctGTGCTATATTGTGTAACTGCTACTGCTAAAATTCCTGTAGGATCAATAAAGTAGATCTATCTatttgatggatggatggatagtttacacacatttatttttttttttagatttgccactattttaccatcatcaccTTACATATGAAACCGAGCTCTTTAACAACCAATAACACACCTGTACCAGGTATAAGTTAGATTAGTTCATTAGAGTTCATAATTGCTTGGTTCAGGTGTTATAAAACTAGAATAGATATAAAAACGTGACCCGTGTGAGATCTAATGTGGGTCTCGCAGGAAACTCTGGCCAAACTATTGCTTTACAGGAAAATGTCTCTGATAATCATAATTACATGGTTCAGGTGTAAAACGCTTAAAcccagagctgtggttctacagtggaggtgaagggaagcagacgtctgaaaagttcaaaaagctcctcacagatgatgatgatggacacctgatggtgatgaagacgctgcctgatgcctgttCTGAGACGACCACGGCCCAAAACGTTTTAAAAATCAATTAATGGTGGAGGGATGAGACTAATCCCAgaaccactgaattatgcagacagacagatctgtCTGTCATCACACTGACTGTTGCTGCAATGTGTGACTCTCTGGGATTAATAGAGagatctgtctatatatctgtctgtctctctatctgtctgtctctgtctatctatttatctgtctgtctatatatctatttgtctgtcagtctgtctatgTTTGTCTGCCTGggtacatctatctatct
The Salminus brasiliensis chromosome 10, fSalBra1.hap2, whole genome shotgun sequence genome window above contains:
- the jkamp gene encoding JNK1/MAPK8-associated membrane protein, with amino-acid sequence MAVSMSSTCPGLYCGKTIINSINGSIEGECGVCPRGERTTIEKICKKCELSPELYDWLYLGFMAMLPLVLHWFFIEWYSGKKSSSALFQHITALFECSAAAVVTLLVSDPVGQLTIRSCRVQMLSDWYTMLYNPSPDYVTTLHCTQEAVFPLYTIVLIYYAFCLVLMMMLRPLLVKKIACGLGKTDRFKSIYAALYFFPILTVLQAVGGGLLYYAFPYIILVLSLVTLAVYMSASEIQSFKNLVAKKKRLVVLFSHWLLHAYGIISITRLNKLSQDLPLLALVPGPALFYLLTARFTEPNRILSEGGNGH